A single Bacillus sp. OxB-1 DNA region contains:
- the megL gene encoding methionine gamma-lyase, whose amino-acid sequence MKDHPLHKDTVVIHEGYEDQEHYGSLAVPLYQTSTYSFENAAQGASRFSGNEEGYIYSRLGNPTVRVLEERMAAIEDGAAALAFGSGMAAVSTILTHVTKAGDHVLCSRGIYGCTFGLLKIMEDKYKITHDLIRMDNEEEIEKFIRPETVCIYLETPINPTMELVNLEAVVNVGKKHGLRIIVDNTFTSPYLQNPLSSGADFVLHSATKYINGHGDVVGGLLVGKEKEEIARIRGTIQKDYGGIMSPFDAWLLIRGLKTLPIRMERHSNNAEKLIAYLKNEKHVEEIYYPFDKDNPQFDIAKRQMRAGGGLISFTVKGGMKAAQRFMDHLQLIKIAVSLGDAETLIQHPATMTHSGVPAEDRLEMGITDSLLRLSVGLEHPDDLIRDMKTAFMALD is encoded by the coding sequence ATGAAAGATCACCCGCTTCACAAAGACACTGTCGTCATCCATGAAGGATATGAGGATCAGGAGCATTACGGCAGCCTTGCCGTTCCACTCTACCAGACTTCCACCTATTCTTTTGAAAATGCGGCGCAGGGGGCAAGCCGTTTCTCGGGCAATGAGGAGGGGTATATTTATTCCCGTTTAGGTAATCCGACAGTCCGTGTGCTCGAAGAACGGATGGCGGCAATCGAGGACGGCGCAGCCGCCTTGGCATTCGGATCGGGCATGGCTGCCGTGAGCACCATACTCACCCATGTCACCAAGGCAGGGGATCATGTGCTTTGCTCCCGGGGGATTTACGGATGCACGTTTGGCCTATTGAAAATCATGGAAGATAAATACAAAATTACGCATGATTTGATCCGGATGGACAATGAAGAGGAAATTGAAAAATTCATTCGCCCGGAAACAGTTTGCATCTATTTGGAAACCCCCATCAATCCGACGATGGAGTTGGTCAATTTGGAAGCGGTCGTCAATGTCGGCAAAAAACACGGCTTGCGAATCATCGTCGACAATACGTTCACTTCACCCTACTTGCAAAACCCCCTATCATCAGGTGCTGACTTCGTACTTCACAGTGCCACGAAATATATAAACGGCCATGGAGACGTCGTGGGAGGACTGCTTGTTGGAAAAGAGAAAGAAGAGATTGCCAGAATTCGTGGCACGATCCAAAAGGACTACGGCGGCATCATGTCCCCATTTGACGCTTGGCTGTTGATCCGTGGATTGAAGACGCTGCCGATCCGGATGGAACGCCATTCGAACAATGCGGAGAAACTGATCGCCTATTTGAAAAATGAAAAACATGTCGAAGAGATTTACTATCCTTTCGACAAAGACAATCCACAATTCGACATCGCCAAGCGGCAAATGCGGGCAGGGGGTGGTCTAATTTCATTTACGGTGAAAGGAGGCATGAAGGCCGCCCAGCGCTTCATGGATCATCTGCAACTTATCAAGATTGCGGTCAGTTTAGGAGATGCCGAAACGCTGATCCAGCATCCCGCCACGATGACGCATTCCGGTGTACCGGCTGAAGACCGGCTTGAAATGGGGATCACCGATTCGCTGCTCCGGCTCTCCGTCGGGCTAGAGCATCCGGATGATCTGATCCGGGACATGAAAACCGCATTCATGGCGTTGGACTGA
- the thiI gene encoding tRNA uracil 4-sulfurtransferase ThiI, translating to MHWTEVLIRYGEISLKGRNRKKFVDRLRRNMKQAFRELTTVKIKAERDRMFLTSDNETELKQAMEKLPSIFGIHSFSPIAKCEADLEAIKEKAVQIIGDDETEGKTFKVEIKRTDKSFPLVTGELQQAIGAHVLTRFPGLIVKMKKPEILLHVEIREEGAFLTSKVYKGAGGMPVGSNGHSLLMLSGGIDSPVAGYLMMKRGVSLDAIHFASPPFTSDQAQEKVLDLAERLSSFGAAVRVHVIPFTEIQQTIAAQVPNNVSMTTTRRLMLRIADLVRAEENALAIVTGESLGQVASQTLESLTAINEVTSTPILRPLISTDKLDIIKIAEEIGTYEISIRPYEDCCTIFSPSNPKTKPKLEKVVYYEGFTDFEPMIQEAVRNRVTYETLRSATDEFDDLL from the coding sequence ATGCATTGGACCGAAGTATTGATCCGTTACGGGGAAATTTCGTTAAAAGGACGGAACCGGAAAAAATTTGTAGATCGACTGCGCCGGAATATGAAACAAGCATTCAGAGAGCTCACCACTGTCAAAATTAAGGCGGAGCGCGACCGGATGTTCCTGACATCAGATAATGAGACCGAATTGAAGCAGGCAATGGAAAAACTGCCATCCATTTTCGGTATCCATTCCTTCAGCCCGATTGCAAAATGCGAAGCTGATTTGGAAGCAATTAAAGAAAAAGCGGTTCAAATCATCGGGGATGACGAAACCGAGGGAAAAACATTCAAGGTGGAAATCAAACGGACGGATAAAAGCTTTCCGCTTGTGACCGGGGAGTTGCAACAGGCAATCGGAGCTCATGTTTTGACACGTTTTCCCGGCCTTATCGTTAAAATGAAAAAACCGGAAATCCTTTTACATGTGGAAATCCGGGAAGAAGGCGCATTTTTGACATCCAAAGTGTATAAAGGTGCAGGCGGGATGCCGGTTGGTTCAAACGGTCATTCCCTTCTCATGTTATCCGGAGGTATTGACAGCCCGGTTGCCGGCTATCTGATGATGAAGCGGGGCGTGTCACTCGATGCCATCCATTTTGCCAGCCCGCCATTCACGAGCGATCAGGCACAGGAAAAAGTGTTGGATTTGGCGGAACGGCTCAGCTCCTTCGGGGCCGCTGTCCGGGTACATGTCATACCGTTCACCGAAATCCAACAAACGATAGCGGCTCAAGTTCCAAACAATGTATCCATGACGACGACTCGCCGGCTCATGCTGCGCATTGCGGATCTTGTCCGGGCGGAAGAAAATGCGCTCGCTATCGTGACTGGCGAGAGCCTCGGACAAGTGGCTAGCCAGACGTTGGAAAGCTTGACCGCCATCAATGAAGTGACATCCACTCCGATTTTACGGCCGCTCATTTCGACTGATAAGCTCGATATCATCAAGATTGCGGAAGAGATCGGAACATACGAAATTTCCATCAGGCCTTATGAGGACTGCTGTACGATATTTTCACCATCGAATCCGAAAACGAAACCGAAATTGGAGAAAGTCGTCTACTATGAAGGATTCACCGATTTTGAGCCGATGATTCAAGAAGCGGTACGCAATCGGGTCACTTATGAAACGCTTCGATCGGCAACTGATGAATTTGACGATTTACTATAA
- the ezrA gene encoding septation ring formation regulator EzrA: protein MRYVIIPIIVLIIMTVIAFLFRRKHISEIEKLENEKLQIQHKPILEEMTKVKQLNMTGETEEKFERWRNEWTDVMDVHMPKIDSLLFDVEDMVDRFRFRKATETEKVIQDKIRYCDKKMNEILHELNELVGSEEKNRIEIEQLKEQHRAARKTVLAHQHSFGMTANPLEKELESFNPKFSEYDELTAHGNYLQAREIVISLTEKGNRLFGLIHDTPALLSDLQNKIPSSIRELRNGSREMEEQGYYLQHLELNKQLDQIEQEIEGLLKKMADLEIEAVQEQAHDINDRIESFYDALENEVNAKRYVDVNFDALAELLSSVTTLTKDTSNEAAYVQQSYRLDEKEAHIPQTSLKKLEQLENRFGLLYERVEGGGSAYSSLQQEMQDITNELEQISEEQEVFANRLKNLRIDELNVRTQLEELNRRLQNTERKLQKGNIPGIPDEMEARLEEADEHLYVVSQSLQETPLNMSLVHTYLGDAEKAVADVTERVEELLENVMLIEWIIQYGNRYRATHPETHHRLLDAEESFRQFRYNKALEEAATAVEDVEPGAMKKIEELVKEQV from the coding sequence ATGAGATACGTCATCATTCCAATTATAGTTCTCATTATTATGACAGTCATCGCCTTTCTATTTAGGCGTAAACATATATCTGAAATTGAAAAACTTGAAAATGAAAAGTTGCAGATCCAACACAAACCGATCCTTGAAGAAATGACCAAGGTCAAGCAGCTGAATATGACGGGGGAAACGGAAGAGAAATTCGAGCGCTGGCGAAATGAATGGACCGACGTGATGGATGTCCATATGCCGAAGATCGATTCTCTGTTATTCGACGTGGAGGACATGGTCGACCGCTTCCGTTTCCGTAAAGCAACCGAGACAGAAAAGGTAATCCAGGATAAAATCCGCTATTGCGATAAGAAAATGAATGAAATCCTGCACGAGCTTAACGAATTGGTCGGCAGCGAAGAGAAGAACCGCATTGAAATCGAGCAATTGAAGGAGCAGCACCGGGCTGCCCGGAAAACGGTCCTTGCCCATCAGCATTCGTTCGGCATGACCGCGAATCCGCTGGAAAAGGAGTTGGAGTCCTTCAACCCGAAATTTTCGGAATACGATGAATTGACGGCGCATGGAAATTACTTGCAGGCGAGGGAGATTGTCATTTCATTGACAGAGAAAGGGAACCGTCTTTTTGGCCTGATTCATGATACCCCGGCCTTGCTGTCCGATTTGCAAAATAAAATACCCTCTTCCATCCGGGAATTGCGGAACGGATCAAGGGAAATGGAAGAGCAAGGCTATTATTTACAACATCTAGAACTGAATAAGCAGTTGGATCAGATCGAGCAGGAAATTGAAGGGCTGCTGAAGAAAATGGCCGATCTCGAAATCGAGGCTGTTCAGGAGCAGGCCCATGATATCAATGATCGTATCGAATCCTTCTACGATGCGCTTGAAAATGAAGTGAACGCAAAGCGCTACGTCGATGTGAATTTCGATGCGTTGGCTGAATTGCTGAGCAGCGTCACGACATTGACGAAGGACACATCAAACGAAGCGGCCTACGTGCAACAAAGCTATCGTCTGGATGAAAAAGAGGCGCATATCCCACAGACGAGCCTTAAAAAACTCGAGCAACTCGAAAATCGTTTTGGACTCCTGTATGAACGGGTGGAAGGAGGCGGCTCGGCTTACTCCAGTCTCCAACAGGAAATGCAGGACATCACGAATGAACTGGAGCAAATTTCCGAGGAACAGGAAGTATTTGCAAACCGGCTGAAAAACCTGCGCATTGATGAGTTGAATGTCCGGACGCAACTGGAAGAATTGAATCGCAGATTGCAGAATACCGAGCGCAAGCTGCAAAAAGGGAACATACCGGGTATTCCGGATGAGATGGAAGCGAGACTGGAAGAAGCGGATGAACATTTGTATGTCGTTTCGCAAAGCTTGCAGGAAACCCCTCTCAATATGAGTTTGGTCCATACATATTTGGGGGATGCCGAAAAGGCTGTGGCGGATGTTACGGAAAGGGTCGAAGAACTGCTGGAAAATGTCATGTTGATTGAATGGATCATCCAGTACGGCAACCGATACCGGGCTACTCATCCTGAAACTCATCATCGCCTTCTTGATGCGGAAGAGTCATTCAGGCAATTCCGTTACAACAAAGCGTTGGAAGAAGCAGCCACTGCGGTGGAAGATGTGGAACCGGGCGCCATGAAGAAAATTGAAGAACTTGTGAAAGAGCAAGTATAA
- the rpsD gene encoding 30S ribosomal protein S4 — protein MARYTGPSWKLSRRLGISLSGTGKEIEKRPYAPGQHGPNQRKKLSEYGLQLQEKQKLRFMFGVNERQFKTIFNKAGKMPGKHGENFMILLETRLDNVVYRMGLARTRRAARQLVNHGHVMVDGKRVDIPSYSVKPGQEISLREKSQNLDVVNEALEVNSYVPDYVTFNKDTKVGQFVRLPERSELPSEINEALIVEFYSR, from the coding sequence ATGGCTCGTTATACAGGTCCATCTTGGAAACTGTCCCGTCGTCTTGGTATTTCACTAAGCGGTACAGGTAAAGAAATTGAGAAACGCCCTTACGCACCAGGACAACACGGTCCTAACCAACGTAAAAAACTTTCCGAATACGGATTGCAATTACAAGAGAAACAAAAACTTCGTTTCATGTTCGGCGTAAACGAGCGCCAGTTCAAAACGATCTTCAACAAAGCAGGCAAAATGCCTGGTAAACACGGTGAGAACTTCATGATCCTTCTTGAAACTCGCCTTGACAACGTAGTATACCGCATGGGCCTTGCACGCACTCGTCGTGCTGCTCGTCAGCTCGTTAACCACGGCCACGTCATGGTCGATGGCAAACGCGTGGACATCCCATCATACAGCGTAAAACCAGGCCAAGAGATCTCTCTTCGCGAGAAATCCCAAAACCTTGATGTCGTCAATGAAGCACTTGAAGTGAACAGCTACGTGCCGGACTATGTAACATTCAACAAAGATACAAAAGTCGGCCAATTCGTTCGTCTTCCTGAGCGCAGCGAACTTCCTTCCGAAATCAACGAAGCGTTGATCGTTGAGTTCTACAGCCGTTAA
- a CDS encoding GAF domain-containing protein yields MFVPNSYSTDLNVGYEQLAKQLDALLTGESDRYANLSNASALLNQFLDRINWVGFYLWNGDELVLGPFQGLPACVRIPFGKGVCGTAAMQEETILVPDVHAFPGHIACDAASRSEIVVPLLKEGELLGVLDVDSPEVDRFTEEDRKGLEQFVRTLVGHLQV; encoded by the coding sequence ATGTTTGTCCCTAACAGCTATTCCACCGATTTGAACGTCGGATATGAACAACTTGCGAAGCAATTGGATGCCCTGTTGACCGGTGAAAGCGATCGGTATGCGAATTTAAGCAATGCCTCCGCTTTGCTCAACCAATTTCTCGACCGGATCAACTGGGTCGGCTTCTATTTGTGGAATGGAGATGAGCTTGTGCTCGGTCCATTTCAAGGGCTCCCCGCTTGCGTGCGGATCCCGTTCGGAAAAGGGGTTTGCGGGACAGCGGCGATGCAGGAGGAAACGATTCTCGTTCCGGACGTCCATGCGTTCCCCGGCCATATCGCTTGCGATGCGGCGTCCCGTTCCGAAATCGTCGTTCCTTTGTTGAAAGAAGGAGAGCTATTGGGAGTGCTGGACGTCGATAGTCCGGAAGTGGACCGTTTTACGGAAGAGGACCGGAAGGGATTGGAACAATTCGTCCGGACGCTTGTTGGCCACCTGCAAGTATAG
- a CDS encoding alpha/beta-type small acid-soluble spore protein: MPNNNSGNSNQLLVPGVQQALDQMKNEIAAEFGVNLGPDSTSRANGSVGGEITKRLVRQAQQQMSGYQQ, from the coding sequence ATGCCAAACAACAACAGCGGAAACTCGAACCAACTTCTTGTACCTGGCGTACAACAAGCGCTTGACCAAATGAAGAACGAAATCGCAGCAGAATTCGGAGTAAACCTTGGACCTGATTCAACATCGCGTGCCAACGGATCCGTAGGCGGAGAAATTACAAAGCGATTAGTTCGACAGGCTCAACAGCAAATGAGCGGTTACCAACAATAA
- the mbcS gene encoding acyl-CoA synthetase MbcS, protein MKREELLAPEQYNLASEFEKYATGDGRKALIYVDAQGEKKEVTYDELMALANKTANVFTSNGLGKGDVVLVMVPRVIEAYVTYIGALKAGIVVIPSSEMLRASDIEYRLAHSNAKAIVAFDAFSDQFNDVKNMGDVKLFLIGKAGEGQISLTEQMESASPDFEAPEIKSSDMAFLSYTSGTTGKPKGVVHTHGWGYAHLKTAGPNWLGIQEGDVVWATAAPGWQKWIWSPFLSVLGSGATGFIYNAKFDAVKYLEMIGKYQVNVICCTPTEYRFIAKEESLANYDLSSLRSAVSAGEPLNREVIDTFDKLFSLQVRDGYGQTENTLLVGTMIGMEARPGSMGKPTPGNRVEIINENGEPAAVGEVGDIAVHISTPALFKEYLNDPERTKMQFRGEYYVTGDQAKKDEDGYFWFEGRGDDIIISSGYTIGPFEVEDALTKHPAVRECAVVGSPDEVRGSVVKAFIVLRDPEQEKAEGIVEELQEHVKQLTAPYKYPRKVEFVSELPKTSSGKIMRVELRKREQQ, encoded by the coding sequence ATGAAGCGGGAAGAATTGCTAGCACCGGAGCAATATAATCTGGCGAGCGAGTTTGAAAAATACGCGACGGGGGACGGCAGAAAGGCACTCATCTATGTGGATGCACAGGGGGAAAAGAAAGAGGTTACATACGATGAATTGATGGCCTTGGCGAACAAGACTGCAAACGTTTTCACTTCGAATGGACTAGGGAAAGGGGATGTTGTCCTAGTCATGGTGCCCCGTGTCATTGAGGCTTATGTTACGTACATCGGAGCATTGAAAGCGGGTATAGTAGTCATTCCTAGTTCCGAAATGCTACGCGCGTCGGATATCGAATACCGGCTTGCACATAGTAATGCGAAAGCCATCGTTGCGTTTGACGCATTTTCCGATCAGTTCAATGATGTTAAAAACATGGGAGATGTGAAATTATTTTTGATCGGCAAAGCCGGAGAAGGCCAAATTTCATTGACGGAGCAGATGGAATCAGCATCTCCTGATTTTGAAGCACCGGAAATCAAAAGTTCAGATATGGCTTTTTTATCTTATACGTCTGGAACGACAGGCAAGCCGAAAGGGGTTGTCCATACGCATGGCTGGGGATATGCGCATTTAAAGACAGCCGGACCGAATTGGCTAGGCATCCAGGAAGGGGACGTCGTCTGGGCAACTGCCGCTCCAGGTTGGCAAAAATGGATCTGGTCGCCTTTCTTATCCGTCTTGGGAAGCGGGGCGACAGGCTTTATCTATAATGCCAAGTTTGACGCAGTCAAATACTTGGAAATGATCGGCAAATACCAAGTGAATGTTATTTGCTGCACACCGACGGAATATCGTTTCATCGCCAAGGAAGAGAGTTTGGCGAATTATGACCTTTCATCCCTTCGCAGTGCGGTTTCCGCGGGAGAGCCATTGAATCGTGAAGTCATCGACACATTCGATAAACTCTTCTCCCTGCAAGTACGGGATGGCTATGGACAAACAGAGAACACCTTGTTAGTCGGAACGATGATCGGCATGGAAGCACGGCCCGGTTCAATGGGGAAACCGACACCTGGCAATCGTGTAGAGATCATCAACGAAAACGGGGAGCCGGCGGCGGTTGGAGAAGTCGGGGATATCGCCGTCCATATTTCAACTCCGGCTTTGTTTAAAGAGTATTTGAATGATCCGGAACGGACGAAAATGCAGTTCCGCGGTGAATATTACGTCACGGGGGACCAAGCGAAAAAAGACGAAGATGGATACTTCTGGTTTGAAGGGCGCGGCGATGATATCATCATCAGCTCCGGCTACACGATTGGGCCTTTCGAAGTCGAGGATGCGCTTACGAAACATCCGGCCGTCCGTGAATGTGCCGTCGTCGGCAGTCCTGATGAAGTTCGGGGGAGTGTAGTCAAAGCGTTTATCGTCCTTCGCGATCCGGAACAGGAAAAGGCGGAAGGCATTGTGGAGGAGCTTCAGGAACACGTGAAGCAATTGACAGCGCCATACAAATATCCACGGAAAGTCGAGTTCGTTTCTGAACTTCCGAAAACCAGTTCAGGTAAGATCATGCGTGTGGAATTACGGAAAAGGGAACAGCAATAA
- a CDS encoding cysteine desulfurase family protein, with the protein MIYFDNSATTQPDEQILDSFVEANRRFFANPASLHSVGKEAEKLLERSRRQILSILGHPEGELIFTSGGTEANNLAVIGFAHALRHRGNHLITTVVEHPSILQAFAYLEEQGFDVDYLSVNREGVISIGELKAKLRKDTILVSIMHVNNEIGSVQPIEKCAKIIHSDSRAVFHSDTVQSFGKLPVSLQGDSPDIITISGHKIHGLKGTGLLAMKKGLRPQPILLGGGQEGGLRSGTVSVPNAVALAKAIRLTETGDGEERFRDWRNRLIAFCSQFENVMVLAPEQGAPHIISLSFHSIKGEVAVNFFQENGVIVSTSSACSSKSKQASHVIEAIQLPEKWKSGVIRISFGKNNKEEEITHLEQTLVRFIELLKRGQE; encoded by the coding sequence ATGATTTATTTTGATAATAGCGCTACAACACAACCGGATGAGCAAATTCTCGACTCGTTCGTCGAAGCGAATCGACGCTTTTTTGCGAACCCCGCCTCTCTTCATTCAGTAGGAAAAGAGGCTGAAAAACTGCTCGAGCGTTCCCGCCGACAGATTTTATCAATCCTTGGACATCCTGAAGGGGAACTGATTTTTACGTCAGGCGGTACGGAAGCAAATAATTTGGCCGTCATCGGCTTTGCCCATGCACTTCGCCATCGGGGAAATCACTTGATCACGACGGTGGTGGAGCACCCATCCATTTTGCAGGCGTTCGCCTATTTGGAAGAGCAAGGATTCGACGTCGATTACTTATCAGTCAATCGGGAAGGTGTCATCTCCATAGGCGAGCTGAAGGCGAAACTGCGAAAAGATACAATACTCGTCAGCATCATGCACGTGAACAATGAAATCGGATCGGTGCAGCCGATTGAGAAGTGCGCGAAAATCATCCATTCGGATTCCCGTGCCGTCTTCCATTCCGACACCGTCCAAAGTTTCGGCAAGCTTCCGGTTTCGTTGCAAGGAGACAGTCCGGATATCATTACAATTTCCGGCCATAAAATACATGGTTTGAAAGGAACTGGCTTGCTGGCAATGAAAAAAGGGCTGAGACCACAACCGATCTTACTCGGTGGAGGGCAAGAGGGCGGATTGCGGAGCGGCACGGTCTCCGTACCGAATGCAGTGGCACTCGCGAAGGCGATTCGGCTGACGGAAACCGGAGATGGTGAGGAAAGATTCAGGGATTGGAGAAATCGGCTTATAGCCTTTTGCAGCCAATTTGAAAATGTGATGGTGCTGGCTCCCGAACAGGGCGCACCGCATATTATCTCCCTTTCATTCCATTCCATTAAAGGGGAAGTTGCCGTAAATTTCTTCCAGGAAAATGGCGTCATCGTCTCCACCTCCAGTGCATGTTCGTCGAAAAGCAAGCAAGCGAGCCATGTCATCGAAGCAATCCAATTGCCGGAAAAATGGAAGTCCGGTGTAATCCGGATAAGCTTTGGCAAAAATAACAAAGAAGAAGAAATCACTCATCTTGAGCAAACGCTAGTTCGTTTTATAGAGCTATTAAAAAGGGGACAAGAGTAA
- a CDS encoding sensor domain-containing diguanylate cyclase, translating to MNHQLTMLTIKSELFDLWTEESEAHSYGTWFASLKQILDRHFRIKASQFFIYDNESLIPLNGTDSDRSINLSIPMESNREKRNVSDNDILAKLQGKGFEFADEYILFRNREGEPIGLLLFKATNRLRAFAASPYWNELEKSVLRLIHNVRRTYLLETKGESYRQLFNVTELFNATMESRVILDGIIQAVSDSFPDFEVDLLLSHERKELSQAYQLFDHMNERPSALDAFLSGELTIEHAHDLTKTLVNAPIKGRQGIYGVLQVKAPIEYDFTGMQKDFVRVVANTAGNALENASLYDQSHRLIADLQLVNETSKKLNENLKFGEMVLFLKGQLIRAFQPSELAFVFKEAGGRFSVSEMSTAYFREVSSRKYIDYALCQFDSGKREVFDANFEVCVGEEVPYKSFIAIPILNQEEMLGFVVLVHKERYYFPFDSFKLMRSLIGHSSLAFSNSMLRDQLQELVDKDNLTKLYTRSYLDNVIERSMAEEAQGVFLMIDVDNFKKVNDTFGHAIGDKVLRNISRTILSEVGDSGFAARWGGEEMAIYLPSRSMADGKALSEQLLLLIPKYTEPSVTISIGMRDWSRESRPTFQQLFQEADEALYKAKHNGKNQVVIHQAASTKS from the coding sequence ATGAACCATCAATTGACTATGCTTACCATCAAAAGTGAATTATTCGATTTATGGACGGAAGAATCGGAAGCGCATTCTTATGGCACGTGGTTCGCATCGCTAAAACAGATTCTCGACCGCCATTTCCGTATAAAGGCTTCTCAATTTTTCATCTATGATAATGAAAGCCTCATCCCGCTCAATGGAACCGATTCGGACAGAAGTATCAATTTGTCCATCCCGATGGAATCGAATCGGGAAAAACGAAATGTCTCTGATAACGATATATTAGCAAAACTTCAAGGCAAAGGTTTCGAATTTGCTGATGAGTATATTCTATTCCGCAATCGGGAAGGTGAGCCGATTGGCCTGCTTCTGTTCAAGGCGACAAACCGGCTTCGTGCTTTCGCTGCCTCTCCTTATTGGAACGAATTGGAGAAGTCGGTCCTCCGGCTAATCCACAATGTAAGAAGAACTTATCTCCTTGAAACAAAAGGAGAAAGTTACCGGCAATTGTTCAATGTCACGGAACTGTTCAATGCAACGATGGAGAGCCGGGTCATCCTCGATGGGATCATCCAGGCGGTATCCGACTCGTTTCCTGACTTCGAAGTCGATCTGCTGCTGTCCCACGAGCGGAAAGAGTTGAGTCAGGCCTATCAATTATTCGACCATATGAATGAAAGACCCTCCGCGTTGGATGCTTTTCTTTCCGGGGAGTTGACAATCGAGCATGCGCACGACCTGACCAAAACATTGGTCAATGCGCCGATCAAAGGCAGACAGGGTATTTACGGAGTTCTGCAAGTGAAGGCACCGATTGAATACGACTTTACGGGCATGCAGAAAGACTTTGTCCGGGTGGTGGCCAACACGGCCGGGAACGCCTTGGAAAATGCGAGTCTTTATGACCAATCGCATCGTCTCATCGCAGATCTGCAACTTGTGAATGAAACATCCAAAAAATTAAATGAAAATTTAAAATTCGGCGAAATGGTACTTTTCCTGAAAGGGCAGTTGATTCGGGCATTCCAACCGAGTGAACTGGCATTTGTCTTTAAGGAAGCCGGAGGACGGTTTTCCGTTTCGGAAATGAGCACCGCCTATTTCCGGGAGGTTAGCAGCAGGAAATATATCGATTATGCCCTATGTCAATTTGACAGCGGAAAAAGAGAAGTGTTCGATGCTAATTTTGAGGTCTGCGTGGGGGAAGAGGTCCCATACAAGTCATTTATCGCGATTCCGATTCTGAACCAGGAGGAAATGCTCGGATTTGTTGTTCTTGTGCATAAGGAGAGATATTATTTTCCTTTCGACAGTTTCAAATTGATGCGCTCTTTGATCGGCCATTCATCTCTCGCATTTTCAAACTCGATGTTGCGCGACCAATTGCAGGAGCTGGTTGACAAGGACAACCTCACGAAGTTATACACCCGCAGTTATTTGGATAACGTCATCGAGCGATCGATGGCCGAAGAGGCACAAGGTGTATTCCTCATGATTGACGTGGATAATTTCAAAAAGGTCAATGATACGTTCGGCCATGCTATTGGGGATAAGGTGTTGCGTAACATTTCCAGGACGATTCTTTCTGAAGTCGGGGACAGTGGATTTGCCGCGAGATGGGGTGGAGAAGAGATGGCCATTTATTTGCCTTCGAGGAGTATGGCGGATGGAAAGGCTCTATCGGAACAGCTTCTCCTGCTCATTCCGAAATACACGGAGCCGAGTGTGACCATTTCCATCGGCATGCGGGATTGGAGCCGGGAAAGCCGGCCCACCTTCCAGCAGCTCTTCCAAGAGGCGGATGAGGCGTTGTATAAAGCGAAACATAATGGGAAAAACCAAGTTGTCATCCATCAGGCGGCCTCCACGAAATCATAA